The following coding sequences are from one Triticum aestivum cultivar Chinese Spring chromosome 5A, IWGSC CS RefSeq v2.1, whole genome shotgun sequence window:
- the LOC123107157 gene encoding probable BRI1 kinase inhibitor 1 codes for MDAPRPRSPPPLFMPTTPSPPPPPPLSSSPSPDFSFSFSPFPPSPPPSHVPLRVLPLPAAADMSRTPLGRVGSDISHNNYAKASHRQATSHSSCSSDDRDRAKARASPFFPGPGGAWRAGEGRDDTAGKAEEDRKKVKGKRGPLEVGQRVKKYMASLVEQLLATFSRHGERDRRGQRRRPHTFSVSGPGAAATMERERWRQRRGHLSSAPASLRASPVNSGHLSVGGSLVKVSTSSEESTMEELQSAIQAAIAHCKNSIAVAKQ; via the coding sequence ATGGACGCGCCGCGGCCACGGTCGCCTCCTCCTCTGTTCATGCCAACCACGCCTtccccaccgccaccgccaccgctatcctcctcgccctcccccgacttctccttctccttctcccctttcCCTCCATCGCCTCCACCTTCTCACGTCCCCCTCCGAGTCCTTCCGCTTCCGGCCGCCGCCGACATGTCCCGGACACCCCTCGGCCGCGTCGGCAGCGACATCAGCCACAACAACTACGCCAAAGCCAGCCACCGTCAAGCCACGAGCCACAGCAGCTGCAGCAGCGATGACAGGGACAGGGCCAAGGCCAGGGCGTCGCCTTTCTTCCCCGGCCCCGGCGGCGCGTGGAGGGCAGGCGAGGGCAGAGACGACACGGCCGGCAAGGCCGAGGAGGACAggaagaaggtgaaggggaagAGAGGGCCGCTGGAGGTGGGCCAGCGGGTGAAGAAGTACATGGCGTCCCTGGTGGAGCAGCTGCTCGCAACCTTCTCCCGGCACGGCGAGCGGGACCGGCGGGGCCAGCGGCGGAGGCCGCACACGTTCTCGGTGAGCGGGCCGGGCGCCGCCGCGACGATGGAGCGGGAGCGGTGGAGGCAGCGGCGCGGGCATCTGTCGTCGGCGCCGGCGTCGCTGCGCGCGTCTCCGGTGAACAGCGGCCACCTGTCGGTGGGCGGGTCGCTGGTGAAGGTGTCGACGTCGTCGGAGGAGAGCACGATGGAGGAGCTGCAGAGCGCCATCCAGGCCGCCATCGCGCACTGCAAGAACTCCATCGCCGTGGCCAAGCAGTAG